The uncultured Bacteroides sp. DNA segment TTCCAATTGAACACCAGAAGCAATTTGATCCATATCATGTTTTGTGATATTCTTATCAGCATACACATGATAAATTTTCTTTTTCAAGAACTTCGGATGTGTCAATTTAGAGGCCAAATCACCATCGTTTGTCAATAACAACACTCCAGTAGTATTACGGTCTAAGCGACCTACAGGATAGATACGCTCGTTGCAAGCTCCTTTTACTAAATCCAGAACCGTAAGACGCGCTTGTGGATCATCTGATGTTGTCACACAATCTTTAGGTTTATTCAATAAAACATAAACCTTACGTTCTATCGATACAGATTCTTCATGAAACTTCACCAAATCCGTACGCTTAATTTTCGTGCCAAGTTCCGTAACGATTTCTCCATTAACAGAAACAACTCCTGCAGTAATGAACTCATCAGCCTCACGACGAGAACAAACACCTGCATTTGCAAGATATTTATTCAAACGTATCGGTTCATTCGGATCAACAAATTGCTCTTTATACTCTATCTGTTTCTTTTGGCTATATTTGGCGTTCGGGTCATAATCATCAGTACGACGACGTACTGGACGTGAAAAGCCTTGAGATCTATTATCGTCCGAATTAAATCTTGGACGACGAGGACGGCCATCATCCTCACCTCTCCCGAATGACGAATTACCATATCCCGTATTCGGACGGTTACTCTGCCAAGGCTTACGTTCTTCGCCACTATTGCTCCGCCAAGGTTTATCTTCTCTATTATTAAAAGGGCGCTGTGGACGATCATTCCGATTAAAGCTAGGACGTTCGCCTTCAGGCCGATTAATTCTTGGACGATAAGAAGAACGATCTCCTTCTTCACGATTATAAGGACGCGGAGAAGGGGCACCACCTTCGCGATTAAAAGGACGATACGGACGGTCACTCCCTCCGCTATTGAAAGGGCGTGCAGGACGGCCAGCATCTGATTGAGGACGATCTTGTCGATTATTGTTATACGAACGGCCTTGCTGACCTTCGCGATTATAGTTTCCTCCTCTGTTAAAAGAAGGTTTGTTGTCATCCCGACGATTATAACCGTCTCTATTAAAAGATCTTTCACCATCACGGCCGGCGTCTTTGTTCTCTTCATTAGAGTTTTCACGCCAATTTTCATTTTCTATGCTCATTTCCATTTAAATAAAATTGTAAGTACTACTGGCCTCACGGCCTGATTTCTAAACACCTATTTTCATAAAGAACTTAAATGCCCGTATAAGTATGCGGGGTAATGCTCCTTAATTCTTGTTTTATAGACCCATCAACATCAAGATTCTCAATAAACTCCTTGATCGAGTTCTCCGTAATTGCTTGATTAGTTCGCGTCAATGCTTTTAAAGCTTCATATGGGTGCGGATAAGCTTCACGACGAAGAATAGTCTGAATCGCCTCAGCTACAACACTCCAACAATTATCCAAATCACGATAAATAACCGGTTCATTGAGTAATAATTTGCGCAATCCTTTCAATGAACTTTGTATTGCAATCACTATATGTGCAAATGGCACTCCTACATTACGCAACACAGTAGAGTCTGTTAAATCTCGCTGTAAGCGTGAAATAGGTAGTTTTGCAGCCAAATGCTCCAATATTGCATTTGCCATTCCCAAATTGCCTTCTGCATTTTCAAAATCAATCGGGTTCACTTTATGAGGCATGGCACTTGAGCCAACCTCTCCTGCTTTAATTTTTTGCTTAAAGTATTCCATCGATATATATTGCCAGAAATCCCGATTCATATCAATCATAATTGTATTTAATCGTTTCATGGCATCAAAAATGGTCGAAAGACTATCGTAATTTGATATTTGTGTCGTATATTCCTCTCGCTCCAAACCCAGTTTCAATGAGACAAAATGATCACCAAACGCCTTCCAATCATATTCAGGATAAGCAACATGATGAGCATTGTAGTTCCCTGTAGCTCCTCCGAACTTCGCCGTGACTGGGCAAGCTTTCAGCACAGCAAGTTGACGCTCTAAACGGTATACAAAAACCATAATTTCTTTTCCCAAACGAGTCGGAGAAGCTGGCTGTCCATGAGTTTTTGCTAACATCGGAATTTTAGACCACTCAATAGCATACGTCTTCAATTGCTCTATTAATTCTTCAACAAATGGATAATAAATTTGTTGAAGCGCCTCCTTTATAGATAACGGTATTGAAGTATTATTAATATCTTGAGATGTAAGACCAAAATGGATAAATTCCTTATACTCATCAAGCCCTCCCAACTTATCAAATTCTTCTTTTAAAAAATATTCTACTGCTTTCACATCATGGTTAGTAACACTCTCTATGTCTTTAATTCGTTGTGCTTCCAGTTCCGAAAAATTACGATAGATACTCCTTAAAGATTCAAATGTGCTAATTTCAACTCCTTTAAGCTGCGGTAAAGGCAATTCACATAAGGCGATAAAGTACTCCACCTCCACCAACACACGATATTTAATCAGAGCAAACTCTGAAAAATAACCAGCCAAAGCCTCGGCTTTGCTTCTATAGCGACCGTCAATAGGAGAAATGGCCGTAAGTAAATCAAGTTTCATACGTTTTTAGATAATTATCAGATTGCAAAATTAATTCTTTTTCCCGACTATTAAAGTATAGAGAAGAAGAAACTTTAGATAAGAAACAAAAAAAGTGACTTCACAAAACTATTTTGTAAAGTCACTTTCTTGTGGGCGTTGACGGGTTCGAACCGCCGACCCTCTGCTTGTAAGGCAGATGCTCTGAACCAGCTGAGCTAAACGCCCGATTAATAAACGAAAGTGATTTCTTGTGGGCGTTGACGGGTTCGAACCGCCGACCCTCTGCTTGTAAGGCAGATGCTCTGAACCAGCTGAGCTAAACGCCCGATACACTTCCGTTTCAAAAGCGATGCAAAGATACATCTTTTCCCGAAACCTCCAAAACTATTTCTTATTATTTTTCAACGATGGCTATTGATTCACAAATAATTTACTGATTATCAGTAGCATATAGACAAAAAGAGTCACATACATCCAAAGAAAGTCTGCAGCAGCGGTATTTAGAGATACAATAACTCCAGATTATAACTATTATCAAAGACTATTTCACTCCCATAACATACACAAATCGCCTATCATCAGAGAGTTCTTCACAATATTCAAAGCCTTCCCAAACAAAGGATTTCAGATCTTCAGGCACTGCTATTCTGTTTTTTAGAATAAAACGGGCCATCTCGCCACGAGCCATTTTTGTATAAACTACAATGGTAGATAGTTTACCATTCTTCCACTGGTGAAATTCTGGCATAACAACTTTAACTTCCTTCAACACTCTACCCCAATCGAACAGCCCCTTCATCTCATCACTAGCCAAATAAACAAGTACTCCTCCAGTCGCTTTTATCTCATTAATAAACAGATCCGTTAATCGAAGTCGCCAATAAGAAAACAGTGTTTGCCCGCTAAAATCAAGCAGTTTAACATCACCTTCCAATCTGTATGGATGAATAGCATCTAATGGACGAAGCAGACCATAACAAAATGAAGTGAAACGCAAATGTTTCTGCGCATATAGAAAATCGCTATTAGTAAAATCTTTTGGATTTAAGCGTTTAAACACAATGCCAGTATAAGCCAACAAAGCCGGACAGTCAAATGCTTCCTGCGAATGAAAAGATTGATAACGTTTGTAATTCTCAATTGCAATTTTCGCATTGACACGTAGCAGATGTTCCAAATCTTCAACAGAAAACTGGCACATTTGCAATGCCACTTCTGATGCTTCTTTTATAAATAGCGGCACTGTTCGCAAAGGAACCTCTGTAGTAGAAGTGCCACTCATTGTTTTAGCACAAGATAAGAGAATTAACATAGCTTACTTTAATCTATTATTAGTTATGCAAATGTATACTATTATTTCATTTGAGATACATAATCGGATAAAAATTGCAAAAAAGGTTCAACACAGCGTCAATCAATAACATAAGATTAGGCTTTCTAAGGCTGGCTAACAGAATAATTTGTCTCAGCAAAAATAGACGCATTTTATATTATTAAGAAATATATCTCAATCTTTTTATGTAATTTTGCACGGAAAATATATACTATAATTTATGGAAACAGTTGTTAGTGGAATCCGCCCTACAGGTAATCTGCATTTGGGTAACTACTTTGGAGCAGTAAAGAGTTTTTTGCAAATGCAAAATGAATATAATTGTTACTTTTTTATAGCCGATTGGCACTCATTAACCACCCGTCCAAAACCGGAAAACATCATAAAAAGTGCGCAAACAATTTTAGCCGAATATCTTGCATGTGGCATTGATCCTGAGAAAGCTACCATTTATATACAAAGTGACGTAAAAGAGGTTCTTGAGCTCTATCTTTACCTCAACATGAATGCATATTTAGGAGAAATGGAGCGTTGCACAACTTTCAAAGAGAAGGCTCGCAAGCAACCTGATAACGTAAATGCAGGCCTACTTACTTATCCAACATTAATGGCTGCAGACATTCTGATTCACCGTGGAATAAAAGTACCTGTGGGAAAAGACCAAGAACAAAACATGGAAATGACGCGCAAATTTGCTCGCCGTTTTAATGCAATCTATGAAACAGAGTTTTTCCCAGAACCAGCATCTTTTTCATTAGCTACCAAAGCATTAAAAGTTCCAGGGCTAGACGGGTCTGGTAAAATGGGTAAATCAGAGGGTAATTGCATCTATCTCATGGACGATGCTGAAACGATCCGAAAGAAAGTAATGAAAGCAGTAACAGACTCCGGTCCTACAATTCCAAACAGTGAAAAGCCAGAAGTTATCCAAAACCTCTTTACCTTTCTTGATATTGTTTCGACTAAAGAGACTTATACCTATTTCCATGAAAAATGGAATGACTGCTCCATTCGCTACGGAGATCTAAAAAAACAAATAGCCTTAGACATAACAGCATTCAATGCACCGATTCGAGAACGTATCAAAGAATATTCATCCAACACTGATTTATTGGATAAAATAGCTAAAGCTGGTGCAGATAAAGCACGTGAAAGCGCTGCTAAAACGTTAAAAGAGGTGCGAGAAATAATTGGTTTCCGCATTTAGCGTATTTAAAAAAGGTCTTCGGCATCACGCCGAAGACCTTTACCACCAGTTAAACCCAATTAACACAAAACGAATTCACCGTAAACAACGGTGTCTTCATAACAAATTTCAATTTTATACTCTCCTAGATCTTCACCATCCAAAGACACCGGAAGAATAGAAAGAGCTGTAGCAGAATAGGCACATTCATACACGACCTCTCCAGTTTCAACGTTCGTGATTCGAACTGTAGCATTTAAGTCTGACAAAAAAGAAACAGACACAATAGTTCCTTCGATAGATGCTTCAATTGGAATAGAGGAAATACTACTCTTTAATATAGGAGTGTTTGACCTTTCAACCTGAAGTTTTATATCTCTAGATGTTTCAGGCATAGAAGCAGCATGGCCACTTAAACAAATGAGACTGAAGAAGAATAAAAGGAATAAGATACTTTTTTTCATAAGCCTAGAATTATTAACCAATATTTTGTTTGCTGGGAACAAAAGTAAGACTTAGAAAAACAGAAAGCAAAAATAAGCACGGACAATACCATTATATTTAATTCGCTCATTATCAATGAAATAGCCTATTATCTAAAAAACAAATCACGGACATTTAAAAATTCTTCAAGATATCATTAAGCGTTCTACCATCATTAATGCCCATTTTATTTTTTCGTATGCGTTCACGACGTTTATTTATAGTCGTTTTCTCTACACAATAAATATCAGCGATATCCGATAATTTAAGCTGCATTTTTATAAGGCAACACAATCTAATATCCTCAACATCCAACAAAGGATATGCTTTTAATAAACGCAAAGTAAAATCGGCAAAGGCGATATTTGTGTTTTCAACAAGAAAGCCCCACTCTTCTTCGCTAATTTTAATGCGCGATTTATTCTCCGATTTATTAGGATACATCAAAGCATGAAGTTTAGGTACAACAATACTATTCATTTGTCGATAAAAAGCTTCACGAAGTTCAACCAGTTTCTTCTCTAAAGAAATAAACTCTGTCTCTGCTTGCAATTTTTCAATTTCTTTTTGACGTACCAACTGTTCAGCATCATATATTTGTCGCTGCTTACGATTATAAAAGAAAGCATATAATACTCCTATAACAAAAAGTAATAGACTAACTACAAATAAAACAATATAAACAAGCCGACTCTTAGTAATAGCGCTCTCTTTAAGCAAGTGATTCTCTTCTTTGAGTTTACTATGATGATAGAGGTTTTCTAATTCGACTACGGCTGCAGTATGCGTTTGATCTTCAATACTGTCCCTATAAGCGTTATATAATCTCATATACGAATAAGCTGAATCAGGCTTTCTTAAAGCCTGATATACTTCAGCCAGTGCATCACAAGTGCTAGCCTTTGTATAGATATTGTCGCTTAATAAACTTTTATTTAAATAACAAAAAGCAGAATCATATTGATGCATTTTATTATAAACATCCCCCTTAGTAAAATACAATCCTGACTTATCCGCAGCAAACAACAATGCACTATCCGCATATTGAATCGCTTTTACATAATCTTGTTTACGCTTATAAATACCACTGATATGGTGGTAAATACCAAGAGCAGCTGCCGGATAGCAAGCCTTAGCCAT contains these protein-coding regions:
- a CDS encoding pseudouridine synthase; translation: MSIENENWRENSNEENKDAGRDGERSFNRDGYNRRDDNKPSFNRGGNYNREGQQGRSYNNNRQDRPQSDAGRPARPFNSGGSDRPYRPFNREGGAPSPRPYNREEGDRSSYRPRINRPEGERPSFNRNDRPQRPFNNREDKPWRSNSGEERKPWQSNRPNTGYGNSSFGRGEDDGRPRRPRFNSDDNRSQGFSRPVRRRTDDYDPNAKYSQKKQIEYKEQFVDPNEPIRLNKYLANAGVCSRREADEFITAGVVSVNGEIVTELGTKIKRTDLVKFHEESVSIERKVYVLLNKPKDCVTTSDDPQARLTVLDLVKGACNERIYPVGRLDRNTTGVLLLTNDGDLASKLTHPKFLKKKIYHVYADKNITKHDMDQIASGVQLEDGEIRADAISYSDEVKRDQVGIEIHSGKNRIVRRIFESLGYKVMKLDRVYFAGLTKKGLRRGEWRYLSEQEVNFLRMGSFE
- the purB gene encoding adenylosuccinate lyase; the protein is MKLDLLTAISPIDGRYRSKAEALAGYFSEFALIKYRVLVEVEYFIALCELPLPQLKGVEISTFESLRSIYRNFSELEAQRIKDIESVTNHDVKAVEYFLKEEFDKLGGLDEYKEFIHFGLTSQDINNTSIPLSIKEALQQIYYPFVEELIEQLKTYAIEWSKIPMLAKTHGQPASPTRLGKEIMVFVYRLERQLAVLKACPVTAKFGGATGNYNAHHVAYPEYDWKAFGDHFVSLKLGLEREEYTTQISNYDSLSTIFDAMKRLNTIMIDMNRDFWQYISMEYFKQKIKAGEVGSSAMPHKVNPIDFENAEGNLGMANAILEHLAAKLPISRLQRDLTDSTVLRNVGVPFAHIVIAIQSSLKGLRKLLLNEPVIYRDLDNCWSVVAEAIQTILRREAYPHPYEALKALTRTNQAITENSIKEFIENLDVDGSIKQELRSITPHTYTGI
- the yaaA gene encoding peroxide stress protein YaaA; the encoded protein is MLILLSCAKTMSGTSTTEVPLRTVPLFIKEASEVALQMCQFSVEDLEHLLRVNAKIAIENYKRYQSFHSQEAFDCPALLAYTGIVFKRLNPKDFTNSDFLYAQKHLRFTSFCYGLLRPLDAIHPYRLEGDVKLLDFSGQTLFSYWRLRLTDLFINEIKATGGVLVYLASDEMKGLFDWGRVLKEVKVVMPEFHQWKNGKLSTIVVYTKMARGEMARFILKNRIAVPEDLKSFVWEGFEYCEELSDDRRFVYVMGVK
- the trpS gene encoding tryptophan--tRNA ligase gives rise to the protein METVVSGIRPTGNLHLGNYFGAVKSFLQMQNEYNCYFFIADWHSLTTRPKPENIIKSAQTILAEYLACGIDPEKATIYIQSDVKEVLELYLYLNMNAYLGEMERCTTFKEKARKQPDNVNAGLLTYPTLMAADILIHRGIKVPVGKDQEQNMEMTRKFARRFNAIYETEFFPEPASFSLATKALKVPGLDGSGKMGKSEGNCIYLMDDAETIRKKVMKAVTDSGPTIPNSEKPEVIQNLFTFLDIVSTKETYTYFHEKWNDCSIRYGDLKKQIALDITAFNAPIRERIKEYSSNTDLLDKIAKAGADKARESAAKTLKEVREIIGFRI
- a CDS encoding DUF3244 domain-containing protein, which codes for MKKSILFLLFFFSLICLSGHAASMPETSRDIKLQVERSNTPILKSSISSIPIEASIEGTIVSVSFLSDLNATVRITNVETGEVVYECAYSATALSILPVSLDGEDLGEYKIEICYEDTVVYGEFVLC